The genomic interval GTTGAAGCTGATCGGCTCGAGCGCTAGCTGCCGCCCCTTCACGAGGTTGTGGCACATGGTGCGAAAGGCTTCTTGAACCGGGCCGGGCGTGCGTACGGCCGGCTCCTGGACGGACACCGAGCGTCGGATGAGCGGGGAAAAAGGTACCCAACCCAAGTAATTAGTTGCCCGGCCGGTGAAGTGACGCGTCACCTTCCCAAATCGATCGGCGACGCTGGTGGCGTCCTCCTCGGAGTCGGCGAAGTTGACGACCGCGCACATCGGATAGTCCGGGTCGAATTCCCAGATCATCCGCGCCAGCCGGTAGGCGTCGGAGATGGCGGTGGGCTCGCCCACGAGGACGAGCATGCCCACGTCGGCGCGGTCCATGGCCCAGCGCACGGCGCCTTCGGTGCCGGCGGGGGCGTCCAGAATGATGAAGGCGTGGTCCTGCCGGAGCTCGTGAATGAGTTCGTCCAGCGCGTCGAACAGCCGGCCCTCGCGGGTCTCGGTTCGCCCCGCCTCGGCGGCGCCCATGATCAAGGTGATGCCGGCGGCGGTGCGATGAAGCACCTGCTCCTTCCGGGTGGTCTTGCGGACGAGGTCGATGACGCTCCCGGCCGGCTGCTCGTTGAGCAGCAGCGCACACGCTCCCTGGCCGAGGTCTACATCGATCAGCGCCACCTGATGCCCCTCGGCCGCGAGGGTCTCCGCGAGGTTGACGCTGACGATGCTTTTGCCGACCCCGCCTTTCCCGCTGGCGACGGCGATAATCGTTGAAGTACGTTTCATGAATTGCTATTAAATACTGGCGTTACGCCGGGTCTGCGAGGAGACGCAACGTTTTGCGTCTCTACGGTTTGGAAACCGGCGTTTTTACCCGTTTCTGGCCGCCGCTGCGTAACGTCATTTAAATACCTGGAACCTGCAACCTGGAACCTGCAACCTACATCAGCTGCATCATCTCCTCGACAAACCAGCTCGGCGAAAACGCGCCGACCCCATCTGGGATGCGCGGGCTCGAGGAGGCGAACTGAACGGGAAGTTGGATCTGGATCATCCATTCGGCGATGCGGCCCCAGCTCCGTGTCTCGTCGAGGTGCGTGAGCGCCACGGCGTCCGGCTGGAGGGGCATCCGCTTGAGGTAGTCGGGGTCGAAGTCCTCCAGCGCCCGCGTGGCGTTGAGCACCAGATGCACTTGAAGCGGCATCAGCGGCTCGACGAGCCGTTTGAGGTGCTGGAGCGTCTTACGGGCGGCGGCTTCGTGGACCGGCAGCGGGGGGGTGTCGATGAGTACTTTTTCGAAGGTCTGGGCGCGGTCCAGGGCCTGGATCATCTCCTCGGGAGTGCGCACGCTCTGGACGGGAATGCCGAACTGCCGAAAGTAGTCGGTCGGGTTGAGGTACGGCAGGGCGCGGTCGTCCTCCGGCATGATCGAGATCACCGTCGTGTGATGCCGGCCAAAAAAGCTGGGATGTTTGGCCAGTTTGAGCAGGGTCGTGGTCTTGCCGGCGCCGCTCGGCCCGATCATCATCAGGGGGCCGTTGTACCGCTTGGAGACGGTGGGCTCGAGCGCGAGGCGAATCTCCTGGGCGAGCGCCCAGCGGACCTTCTCTCGATCCCCATCGGGCTCGTACCCGCGGGTGATGAGCGCGTCGAACAGGCGGGTCACGGTGGAGGGGCGCATGCCCTGGCGGAGCAGCTTCGCGTAATACACGTTGGCCATCCAGCGTTGGCCGGCGCCGATGATCGAGCTCTCGAAGCGCCGATCCAGCATATCCAGCCGTTCGTGCAGGACACGGAGCTGGGCCTCGAGCAACTCTTCGAGCCGCTCGGGCAGCGTGGGCACGAGGGCCTGCGCCGGCTGCGGCATGTTCGACCCCGAGGGCATCGTGCCGGTATAGAGCCGGTTGCGCCCGGCGGCTGGACCGCCGCCCGTGGCGGGCACGACGGCTCGCTGTTCGGCGGGTGGGCGGGTCGTCGGCGGTAGATCGTAGGAGAATAACCCGGCGTCGGATGTCGCTGCGCCTCCGGCATGGGCGTGCTGCGGCTGTTCGACGGCGCGCGGCCGGGGCTGTGTCCGGTTCTGTGTCCGGTTCTGTGTCCGAGCGTAGCCATACCCCGCCGCCGCGGGTTCGGCGAGCGGTTTCGCCGGCGTCTGCTGAGGCAGCCTACGGCCGGCGTTCAGATTGGCCGGCACATCGACCATCACAGTGATGCGCGCCGGGGTGTCGCCCTCGGCGGGAATGGATTCGAGAAGCACCACGTCGTCGCCCAGCAACCGACGCGCTTCGATCAGCGCCGCATGGATGCTGGTGCCGGTGAGTGTTTTGACTTTCATGTACGGCGAAATCCTAATGTGGAAAAAAGACTAGCGTAGTGAAATGACCGGTCGGTACCCGCCAGACGGGATCAGGCCAGTTGCTTCAATTTGAGTGGCTCGATGACCTCTACCGAGATGCTGGGGATCAGGTCGTTGTACGACAATACCGTGATGTCCGCCAGCATGGGCGAGAGGAAGTTGAACAGCGTGGCGCGAAGCACGGGCGACGTGAGGAGCACCGGCGCGCGGGCGTTACTGATAAGCTTTTTGGTCAGCCGATCGGCCTCTTTGACGAGGCGTTCCATCTCGGCCTGTTGCAGCCCGAGCGTGCTCGGATTTAGCTCGCCCTGTTGGGCCTTTTCGAGCAACAGTTGTTCCAATTCGGGGGCCAGCACGATCGCGTGGAGCGTACCGTCCGTGCCGGCGTATTGCCGGCTGATCGTCGCCGACAACGCCGCGCGGGCGTATTCGGTGAGCACATCGATGTTTTTGGTGAGTGTTGCGTGGTCCGCCAGCGATTCGAGGATCGTGACGAGGTCCCGGATGGGCACCGTTTCCTGCAACAACCGCTTCAAGACTTTCTGGATGGCGCCCACGGACAGCAGGTTGGGCGACAACTCTTCCACCAGTGCCGGCGCCGTTTCGGAAACCTTGTCCACCAGCTTCTTCACCTCCTGCCGGTCGAGCAACCGGTAGGCGTTTTTGCGGAGTACCTCCAGCAGGTGCGTGGTGATCACGGCCGGCCCCTCGACCACCGTCAGCCCGAGGCGTTCGGCCTCCGGCAGGTTGCGTTCGGCGATCCACAGGGCCGGGAGCCCGAACGTGGGGTCCTTGACCTTGATGCCGGACGGCGGGTTCTTGATGTCGTCGGGCAACAGCGCGAGGTAATACCCCGGCATGATCTCGCCTTCGCCGATCGGGTTGCCGCGCAGCTTGATGGCGTACTGGTTGGCGCCCATGCTGACGTTGTCGCGGATGCGCACGGGCGGGATGACGATGCCCAGCTCGAGCGCCAGCTGCTGACGCAGCATCCGCACCCGGTCCAGCAAGTCGCCCTGTTGATTGGGGTCGACGATCGAGATGAGCGCGTAGCCTATTTCGAGTTCGAGCGGATCCACAAGCAACAGGTCGGTCGCGGTATCGGGCATCTCGCTCGGCGCCGGCGCGCCGGCCAGCGTGGCGTGCTCGTCGGCGCTGCGGAGATCCTCGACGATCCGGTGGCGGCCCAGGAGCACCATGGCGCCGGCCAGCAGCCAGAACGGCAACAACGGCAGGCCGGGGACGAGGCCGAGCGCGGCCAGAAACAGACCGGTGATGAGGATCGGATGGGGCTTGTTGAAGAGCTGTGTCTTGAACTCACTTGCCCAGTTCGAGGCGTTGCTGGCGCGGGAGACGATGAGACCGGCCGATGTCGAGATGAGCAGCGAGGGGATCTGGGCGACGAGGCCGTCGCCGATCGAAAGCAGCACGAAGGTCTCGGCGGCATCGGTAAAGGACATGCCCTGTTGGAGCATGCCGACGATCAGGCCGC from Rhodothermales bacterium carries:
- a CDS encoding P-loop NTPase, whose amino-acid sequence is MKRTSTIIAVASGKGGVGKSIVSVNLAETLAAEGHQVALIDVDLGQGACALLLNEQPAGSVIDLVRKTTRKEQVLHRTAAGITLIMGAAEAGRTETREGRLFDALDELIHELRQDHAFIILDAPAGTEGAVRWAMDRADVGMLVLVGEPTAISDAYRLARMIWEFDPDYPMCAVVNFADSEEDATSVADRFGKVTRHFTGRATNYLGWVPFSPLIRRSVSVQEPAVRTPGPVQEAFRTMCHNLVKGRQLALEPISFN
- a CDS encoding flagellar biosynthesis protein FlhF, with amino-acid sequence MKVKTLTGTSIHAALIEARRLLGDDVVLLESIPAEGDTPARITVMVDVPANLNAGRRLPQQTPAKPLAEPAAAGYGYARTQNRTQNRTQPRPRAVEQPQHAHAGGAATSDAGLFSYDLPPTTRPPAEQRAVVPATGGGPAAGRNRLYTGTMPSGSNMPQPAQALVPTLPERLEELLEAQLRVLHERLDMLDRRFESSIIGAGQRWMANVYYAKLLRQGMRPSTVTRLFDALITRGYEPDGDREKVRWALAQEIRLALEPTVSKRYNGPLMMIGPSGAGKTTTLLKLAKHPSFFGRHHTTVISIMPEDDRALPYLNPTDYFRQFGIPVQSVRTPEEMIQALDRAQTFEKVLIDTPPLPVHEAAARKTLQHLKRLVEPLMPLQVHLVLNATRALEDFDPDYLKRMPLQPDAVALTHLDETRSWGRIAEWMIQIQLPVQFASSSPRIPDGVGAFSPSWFVEEMMQLM
- the flhA gene encoding flagellar biosynthesis protein FlhA, with translation MARLLPSGSPTLEAPPAFKLFNGEGLMAVTMIMILFVMVVPLPGFVLDMLLATNIALSIGILLTAFYAVRPLEFAIFPGLLLMTTLFRLSLNVASTRLILSEGEAGQLITAFGQFVVAGNYVVGAIIFLVLVIINFVVITKGSGRIAEVGARFTLDAMPGKQMAIDAELNAGLIDETEARQRREEVSREADFYGAMDGASKFVRGDAVAGLIITAINIVGGLIVGMLQQGMSFTDAAETFVLLSIGDGLVAQIPSLLISTSAGLIVSRASNASNWASEFKTQLFNKPHPILITGLFLAALGLVPGLPLLPFWLLAGAMVLLGRHRIVEDLRSADEHATLAGAPAPSEMPDTATDLLLVDPLELEIGYALISIVDPNQQGDLLDRVRMLRQQLALELGIVIPPVRIRDNVSMGANQYAIKLRGNPIGEGEIMPGYYLALLPDDIKNPPSGIKVKDPTFGLPALWIAERNLPEAERLGLTVVEGPAVITTHLLEVLRKNAYRLLDRQEVKKLVDKVSETAPALVEELSPNLLSVGAIQKVLKRLLQETVPIRDLVTILESLADHATLTKNIDVLTEYARAALSATISRQYAGTDGTLHAIVLAPELEQLLLEKAQQGELNPSTLGLQQAEMERLVKEADRLTKKLISNARAPVLLTSPVLRATLFNFLSPMLADITVLSYNDLIPSISVEVIEPLKLKQLA